GGGACTTCATGATCCGCGAGCGGGGGTGCCTGTCGCGAGCGCCTCAACGCGTGCATCATCGCCAATGCACTCACCGAGTGACTGAATGGTAGCTAGAAGTCCGCATGCTGTCAGCGGATATTACCCTACGATTCGCACCTCTGCCGTGACAGCTAAGCTGGATCGCGTAACTTGTTGATACTAGGCGGATGGTTCCCTGAGCGCCTTATTGGACCCTCGGCAACGGTTATTGGACCCTTAGCGGACCTACGACCTCTGCCCTCCAAACCTTTGCCCAGACCTTTCTCTTTAGGCAAAGGTCGCGGGTCCAGATGGAATTGGCCCTACTGTCCCCCAGAGTCTCGTCTGTCATCCGGCACCCCCTACAGCTTCGACGGCCGATTGGATTTCAGTAGTTCGGAACCGTGGCACAGCCGTAATCCGCTATTTACGTGCGGCCTTGATGCTTTCAATTTCATGAAACCGTGCACCCCAACTAGACAGACAATCGAGCAACGTCCTTACTTCATCGCGAAGATCTGGATGCAGCTCATACTCAACATGCAGGATGAGTTCACTAAAGTCTTTTCTTGTTACGATTCCGCTGGCCTCAAGTCTTCTCAGGCTTTGAGTCAACATTTTCTTAGACGCACCAGGGATGATTCGTCCCAACTGTCCGATCCGAACCGGACCATGACGCATGGCACAAAGGATATGCACCTGCCACTTTCCTTGCAGCAATACTTCCACAGTCCGTTGCGCGCACCGGACGTAGGCTCCCTTTTCGGAGGAACTATTTGTCTTTTCCGCTTTCGCTCGATTCATGAAGGTAGCCGGATTCCACAAGGTAGAGTTCAGGAATAGCTAGTGGTAGTTGC
Above is a genomic segment from Granulicella cerasi containing:
- a CDS encoding winged helix-turn-helix transcriptional regulator gives rise to the protein MNRAKAEKTNSSSEKGAYVRCAQRTVEVLLQGKWQVHILCAMRHGPVRIGQLGRIIPGASKKMLTQSLRRLEASGIVTRKDFSELILHVEYELHPDLRDEVRTLLDCLSSWGARFHEIESIKAARK